In a single window of the Thermocladium sp. ECH_B genome:
- a CDS encoding aldo/keto reductase, translating into MQYVRLGWSGVKVSQLCLGTWYLPRLDERDEYGVHKVDVDAAVKIMRRAYDEGINCVDTANRYHGAMSPVDLNHVGNSERVVGQFLKAVDRESIVLATKVRGQMAAWPNGEGLSRKHIRWQVRESLKRLGVNYIDLYQIHWPDPDTPKIETLRALDNLVQEGLVNYIGESNHPAHDVVEFMELADKRGMEPFVTMQEVYNLLNRDIERDKIHVAKRYGMAVLAYSPLAQGILTGKYIDFNARKWATPSDSRAAISSSPRGYINDENLKILLELNEVAKARGITLSQAALAWLIGMQERLGVNIIPIIGITKMGHLEDDLGALGVKLSQDDLKRIDEIMKPQ; encoded by the coding sequence ATGCAGTACGTTAGGCTTGGTTGGTCTGGGGTCAAGGTTTCCCAGTTGTGCTTGGGTACTTGGTACTTGCCTAGGCTTGACGAGCGAGACGAGTATGGGGTTCATAAGGTTGACGTTGATGCCGCCGTTAAGATCATGAGGAGGGCCTATGATGAGGGGATTAATTGCGTCGATACTGCTAATAGGTATCATGGAGCTATGTCCCCAGTGGACTTGAATCACGTTGGCAATTCAGAGAGGGTGGTGGGTCAATTCCTAAAAGCCGTGGATCGGGAGTCCATTGTGTTGGCCACCAAGGTGAGGGGCCAAATGGCTGCTTGGCCCAATGGGGAGGGATTATCGAGGAAACACATTCGGTGGCAGGTAAGGGAATCTCTGAAGAGGCTGGGGGTGAATTACATTGATCTATACCAGATACATTGGCCGGATCCGGATACGCCCAAGATAGAAACCCTTAGGGCGCTCGATAACTTGGTTCAGGAGGGATTGGTGAATTACATAGGCGAAAGCAATCACCCGGCCCATGATGTGGTGGAGTTCATGGAATTGGCGGATAAGCGTGGAATGGAGCCCTTCGTTACCATGCAGGAGGTCTATAATCTGCTTAATAGGGATATAGAGAGGGATAAGATCCACGTGGCCAAGAGGTATGGAATGGCGGTGCTGGCCTACTCTCCCCTAGCTCAAGGGATCCTCACGGGCAAGTACATCGACTTCAATGCGAGGAAGTGGGCCACGCCGAGCGACTCCAGGGCAGCCATATCGAGCAGCCCACGGGGATACATAAACGATGAAAACCTCAAGATCCTCCTGGAGCTAAATGAGGTAGCCAAGGCAAGGGGCATCACGTTAAGCCAAGCCGCATTGGCGTGGTTAATCGGCATGCAGGAGAGGCTTGGGGTTAACATAATACCGATAATAGGCATCACGAAAATGGGTCACTTAGAGGATGATTTAGGCGCCCTCGGCGTGAAGCTGAGCCAAGATGATTTAAAGAGAATCGATGAAATAATGAAGCCCCAATAA
- a CDS encoding superoxide dismutase, producing the protein MSTANLFKRYELPPLPYKIDALEPHISGQVIDVHYNGHHKAYVNGANATVERIEKILKGDVTSYDIQGVLRSLFFNINGHKLHALYWNSMAPSGKGGGKPGGRLADLITKQYGSYDKFRKIFDEIMRSLPGTGWATLYYDPESGNLIFTTFENHYNQHIAELPILMIVDEFEHAYYLQYKNNRNAYLDAIWNVLNWEEAEKRLSKYI; encoded by the coding sequence ATGTCTACGGCGAATCTATTCAAGAGGTACGAGTTGCCTCCGCTTCCATATAAAATAGATGCACTGGAGCCCCATATAAGTGGGCAAGTGATTGATGTCCACTATAATGGGCATCATAAGGCGTACGTGAATGGCGCGAACGCAACCGTTGAGCGAATCGAGAAGATACTGAAGGGGGATGTGACTAGCTACGATATTCAGGGAGTATTGAGGAGCCTCTTCTTCAATATAAATGGCCACAAGCTGCATGCCTTGTATTGGAACAGCATGGCGCCCAGCGGCAAGGGCGGCGGCAAGCCGGGTGGACGGCTCGCGGATTTAATTACGAAGCAGTACGGCAGTTACGATAAGTTCAGGAAGATATTTGATGAAATCATGAGGTCATTGCCGGGCACTGGATGGGCCACCCTCTATTATGATCCGGAGAGCGGCAACCTGATTTTCACCACGTTCGAGAATCATTATAATCAGCACATAGCTGAGCTGCCCATATTGATGATTGTTGATGAGTTTGAGCATGCCTATTACCTTCAGTATAAGAATAATAGGAATGCGTATTTGGACGCCATATGGAATGTCTTGAATTGGGAGGAAGCGGAGAAGAGGCTCTCAAAATACATCTAG
- a CDS encoding phosphoglucomutase: MDIKFGTDGVRGVIDSTFNELTVAMVVEAALRHWSRKYGAHRVLIGYDTRRKSKQYAEEAAAIALDYGLDALITDEPTPTPTIAWAIKSMGFDFGFQITASHNPPQYNGIKIITRDGSSAFPEDTNEVEKIIRNEEGDMLRYIKDIPSKSIPTITLKKPYIEYIQSWLEGRVKPSKLRVVVDPMHGAAVGYTAKLLESLGMEVKEIHGTHDANFGGLEPEPEERNLAEMIRAVMEGGFDMGIAHDGDADRLAVAVRGLGFLGANKIIPIMIHRLMGLNMIRRGLGRTVATTHAVDCLATKMGVPLYETPVGIKYISELIIGGKIDIGGEESGGLAYSWHVPEKDGVYSGALFAALIGREASNELGQVINSCGEFHSGRIDVPMQNSKEFINTRREDVIRALSGLGNVRQVITIDGVKVVFNDGSWILTRGSGTEPKLRIYAESNNPERTSELLRQASSAITALKRA; encoded by the coding sequence ATGGATATTAAGTTCGGAACTGATGGTGTGAGGGGCGTAATTGACTCCACATTCAATGAATTAACGGTGGCCATGGTGGTTGAGGCAGCGCTTAGGCACTGGAGCAGGAAGTATGGGGCGCATCGCGTGCTCATAGGGTATGACACTAGGCGGAAATCCAAGCAATACGCTGAGGAGGCGGCGGCAATAGCCCTGGATTACGGCTTAGACGCTCTTATAACGGATGAGCCGACGCCCACGCCGACAATTGCCTGGGCCATTAAATCAATGGGATTTGACTTCGGTTTTCAAATAACTGCCAGCCATAATCCCCCTCAGTATAATGGGATAAAGATAATAACCAGGGATGGATCATCCGCCTTCCCCGAGGACACTAATGAGGTGGAGAAAATAATTAGGAATGAGGAGGGGGACATGCTTAGGTACATTAAGGATATACCGAGCAAATCCATACCAACAATTACGCTCAAGAAGCCGTATATTGAGTACATCCAGTCCTGGCTGGAGGGCCGGGTAAAGCCAAGCAAGTTGAGGGTGGTAGTTGATCCAATGCATGGAGCCGCAGTGGGCTACACTGCCAAGCTATTGGAGTCCCTGGGGATGGAGGTCAAGGAGATACATGGAACCCATGACGCGAACTTCGGCGGATTAGAGCCAGAGCCGGAGGAGAGGAACTTGGCTGAAATGATTAGGGCAGTAATGGAGGGGGGCTTCGATATGGGGATAGCCCATGATGGGGACGCCGATAGATTAGCTGTTGCAGTGAGGGGATTGGGATTCCTCGGAGCCAACAAGATAATACCGATAATGATACATAGATTAATGGGGCTCAACATGATTAGGAGGGGGCTCGGAAGAACCGTGGCCACAACCCATGCCGTGGACTGCTTGGCGACGAAGATGGGTGTGCCGCTGTACGAGACCCCGGTCGGCATAAAGTACATATCGGAACTCATAATAGGGGGGAAAATAGATATTGGGGGAGAGGAGAGCGGGGGATTGGCTTATTCATGGCATGTGCCCGAGAAGGACGGCGTATATAGCGGCGCATTATTCGCTGCACTGATAGGTAGGGAAGCAAGTAATGAATTAGGGCAAGTCATTAATTCCTGTGGTGAATTTCATTCTGGCCGAATCGATGTGCCGATGCAGAACTCCAAGGAATTCATAAATACGAGGAGGGAGGACGTGATAAGGGCGCTCTCCGGCCTCGGCAACGTGAGGCAAGTAATAACTATTGATGGCGTGAAGGTGGTCTTCAACGATGGATCATGGATCCTCACTAGGGGAAGCGGCACTGAACCCAAGCTGAGGATATACGCTGAATCAAATAATCCGGAGAGAACCAGTGAATTATTGAGGCAAGCATCCTCGGCAATCACGGCCCTAAAGCGGGCCTAA